In Capsicum annuum cultivar UCD-10X-F1 chromosome 7, UCD10Xv1.1, whole genome shotgun sequence, one genomic interval encodes:
- the LOC124885813 gene encoding uncharacterized mitochondrial protein AtMg01250-like, with translation MVCVSTTTFTVKVNGVGYGFFLEKRGLRQGDPISPLLFILVMEYFSRVLRRMSKLPDFRFHPMCKGHQLTHLTFADDLMIFYKGNETSVQRIMGAIKHFSEITGLSANSEKSNIYTAGVNVEIQK, from the coding sequence ATGGTGTGTGTGAGCACTACCACATTTACAGTGAAGGTTAATGGTGTTGGATatggttttttccttgaaaaaagAGGATTGAGACAAGGGGATCCCATTTCCCCATTGTTATTTATCCTTGTCATGGAGTATTTCTCAAGAGTTCTTAGAAGAATGAGCAAGCTACCTGACTTTAGATTCCACCCCATGTGCAAGGGTCACCAGCTAACTCATCTTACCTTTGCAGATGATCTTATGATCTTCTACAAAGGGAATGAAACATCAGTTCAGAGAATTATGGGAGCTATCAAACACTTTTCTGAGATAACGGGGTTATCTGCTAACTCTGAGAAGTCCAACATCTACACTGCTGGGGTGAATGTAGAGATACAAAAGTGA